One stretch of Scatophagus argus isolate fScaArg1 chromosome 18, fScaArg1.pri, whole genome shotgun sequence DNA includes these proteins:
- the LOC124049273 gene encoding mannose-specific lectin-like, producing MSRNFLSKNDELRKGDFLVSNNGEFKAIFQDDGNFVIYGWKPVWASDTYGSDAVRLCMQADCNLVMYNPQDEPKWHTNSSKSSCNMCRLQLTDDGRLLVYREADEIWNSANSKGMK from the exons ATGAGCAGGAACTTCTTGTCCAAAAATGATGAGCTCCGCAAGGGAGACTTCTTGGTGTCCAACAATGGAGAGTTTAAGGCGATTTTCCAG GATGATGGCAACTTTGTCATATATGGCTGGAAGCCTGTGTGGGCTTCAGACACTTATGGATCCGATGCTGTCCGTCTGTGCATGCAGGCTGACTGCAACCTGGTCATGTACAACCCGCAAGATGAGCCCAAATGGCACACAAACTCTTCCAAATCCAGTTGTAACATGTGTCGTCTTCAGCTGACCGATGACGGCAGACTGCTGGTGTACAGGGAAGCTGACGAGATTTGGAACTCTGCTAACTCCAAAGGCATGAAGtaa
- the LOC124049649 gene encoding mannose-specific lectin-like produces MSRNFLSKNDELRRGDFLVSNNGEFKAIFQDDGNFVVYGWKPVWASGTDGSDGFRLCVQGNCNVVMYNQQDEPRWSTGTGKLESNMCHLQLTNDGTLELYREAEKIWSSD; encoded by the exons ATGAGCAGGAACTTCTTGTCCAAAAATGATGAGCTCCGCAGGGGAGACTTTCTGGTGTCCAACAATGGAGAATTTAAGGCGATTTTCCAG GATGATGGCAACTTTGTCGTATATGGCTGGAAGCCTGTGTGGGCTTCAGGCACTGATGGATCGGATGGTTTCCGCCTGTGCGTGCAGGGCAACTGCAACGTAGTTATGTACAACCAGCAAGATGAGCCCAGATGGAGCACAGGCACTGGCAAATTAGAGTCCAACATGTGCCATCTGCAACTGACCAATGATGGCACACTGGAGCTGTACAGGGAAGCTGAAAAAATTTGGAGCTCTGATTAA
- the LOC124049650 gene encoding mannose-specific lectin-like — MSRNFLSKNDELRRGDSLRSNNGEWEAIFQDDCNFVIYTNGTPVWASDTYGFDGFRLCMQGDCNLVMYNQNDEPRWNTSTYRLESNMCRLQLTNDGKLELYREAEKIWSSDDSKGNKL; from the exons ATGAGCAGGAACTTTTTGTCCAAAAATGATGAGCTTCGTAGGGGAGACTCCCTGAGGTCCAACAATGGAGAGTGGGAGGCTATTTTCCAG GATGACTGTAACTTTGTCATCTATACTAACGGGACGCCTGTGTGGGCTTCAGACACTTACGGATTTGATGGTTTCCGCCTGTGCATGCAGGGAGACTGCAACCTGGTCATGTACAACCAGAACGACGAGCCCAGATGGAACACAAGCACCTACAGGCTTGAGTCCAACATGTGCCGTTTGCAACTGACCAATGATGGCAAACTGGAGCTGTACAGGGAAGCTGAAAAAATCTGGAGCTCTGATGACTCCAAAGGCAACAAATTGTGA